A part of Gammaproteobacteria bacterium genomic DNA contains:
- a CDS encoding cation-translocating P-type ATPase gives MVVGPGGVMVDGDGGGTATAVRFRVRDMDCTHCVTRIEDGLRGVDGVLGVGANLVGRTVTVEIDAGRVETEEVRRAIGRLGHLAEPDTGAREERAAATWATRDARITYASAALFAVGLALQLAGVGPLLFTLPLNEVRIPSLLFVASALVGGWRFMPDGVRAARELSLDMNFLMTVAILGAVAIGEYLEAAAIAFLFSTAELLETYAVDRARASMESLMDLAPKTAVVLRGGVEETVRASEVAVGDVVVVRPGERIPVDGSVVEGGSAVDESPLTGESLPVEKDLGDPVFAGTITRDGFMQIRTEKPADSSSLARIVELVERAGAEKAKTERVVTRFARWYTPAITVAAVLVVAVPTLAGADFITWLVRGLTLLVIACPCALVISTPVAVVSGITAAARRGVLIKGGVYLEAMSGVRAMAMDKTGTLTVGHLEVRDVRSTRGAPPATVLARAAAVEARSEHPIARAIHEEAARRDIHTHYAVRDFAAGRGEGVEARLDGVRHFVGKPAVLGIGEAPGGMAGDGRTVVVVADEDGPLGWISLEDRARKQAREAVGRLHGMGIRPVVMLTGDDAATGRRVAGETGVDDVMARLLPHEKVEALKALEREHGRVAMVGDGVNDAPSLAAASVGIAMGAAGSDAAIDSADVALMGDDLTRLPYLFRLSRKSRAVIRQNITTALLVKLVLVVGVPLGMVSLITAVLVGDVGVSLLVTGNALRLARVDA, from the coding sequence ATGGTCGTGGGGCCGGGCGGCGTGATGGTGGACGGCGACGGAGGAGGCACCGCGACCGCGGTTCGCTTCCGGGTCCGGGACATGGACTGCACGCACTGCGTGACCCGCATCGAGGACGGGCTGCGCGGGGTCGACGGGGTGCTCGGGGTGGGAGCCAACCTGGTGGGCCGCACCGTGACCGTCGAGATCGATGCCGGCCGGGTCGAGACCGAGGAGGTGCGGCGCGCGATCGGACGACTCGGGCACCTTGCCGAGCCGGATACCGGCGCGCGGGAGGAGCGCGCGGCCGCGACCTGGGCGACGCGGGATGCCCGCATCACATACGCGTCGGCGGCGCTGTTCGCGGTCGGGCTCGCGCTCCAGTTGGCCGGGGTGGGGCCGCTGCTGTTCACGCTGCCGCTGAACGAGGTGCGGATTCCTTCGCTCCTGTTCGTCGCCTCGGCGCTGGTGGGCGGATGGAGGTTCATGCCGGACGGGGTGCGCGCGGCGCGCGAGCTCTCGCTGGACATGAACTTCCTGATGACGGTGGCGATCCTGGGGGCGGTCGCGATCGGGGAGTATCTGGAGGCCGCGGCCATCGCCTTCCTGTTCTCGACCGCCGAGTTGCTGGAGACCTACGCGGTGGACCGCGCGCGGGCGTCGATGGAGTCACTGATGGACCTCGCACCCAAGACGGCCGTGGTGCTGCGCGGTGGGGTGGAGGAGACGGTGCGGGCGTCGGAGGTGGCGGTCGGGGACGTGGTGGTGGTGCGCCCCGGCGAGCGGATTCCGGTCGACGGCAGCGTGGTGGAAGGGGGGTCGGCGGTGGACGAGTCGCCGCTCACCGGGGAGTCGCTCCCGGTGGAGAAGGACCTGGGCGACCCGGTATTCGCCGGCACCATCACCCGCGATGGCTTCATGCAAATCCGCACGGAGAAGCCGGCCGACTCGAGCTCGCTCGCGCGCATCGTGGAGCTGGTGGAGCGGGCGGGGGCGGAGAAGGCGAAAACGGAACGGGTGGTGACCCGGTTCGCGCGCTGGTACACGCCGGCGATCACCGTCGCGGCCGTGCTGGTGGTGGCCGTGCCGACCCTCGCGGGCGCGGATTTTATCACCTGGCTGGTGCGGGGGCTCACGCTGCTGGTGATCGCGTGCCCGTGCGCGCTGGTGATATCCACCCCGGTCGCGGTAGTGAGCGGCATCACGGCCGCCGCGCGCCGCGGGGTGCTGATCAAGGGCGGGGTCTACCTGGAGGCCATGAGCGGCGTGCGGGCCATGGCGATGGACAAGACCGGCACCCTCACGGTCGGCCACCTGGAGGTGCGCGACGTGCGCTCGACCCGGGGGGCGCCACCGGCCACGGTGCTGGCGCGCGCGGCCGCGGTGGAGGCCCGCTCGGAGCATCCCATCGCGCGCGCGATCCACGAGGAGGCGGCCAGGCGCGACATCCACACCCACTACGCCGTGCGCGACTTCGCCGCCGGCCGGGGCGAGGGTGTCGAGGCCCGCCTGGACGGCGTGCGCCACTTCGTCGGCAAGCCGGCCGTGCTGGGGATCGGCGAGGCACCCGGGGGCATGGCCGGCGACGGCCGCACGGTGGTGGTCGTGGCGGACGAGGACGGGCCGCTGGGGTGGATCTCGCTGGAGGACCGGGCCCGCAAGCAGGCGCGGGAGGCGGTGGGGCGGCTGCACGGCATGGGAATCCGCCCCGTCGTGATGCTCACCGGTGACGACGCCGCGACCGGCCGCCGGGTTGCAGGGGAGACCGGGGTGGACGACGTGATGGCCAGGCTGCTCCCGCACGAGAAGGTGGAGGCGCTCAAGGCGCTCGAGCGGGAGCACGGCCGGGTGGCGATGGTGGGCGACGGCGTGAACGACGCGCCCTCGCTCGCGGCCGCCTCCGTGGGCATCGCCATGGGCGCCGCCGGGAGCGACGCCGCCATCGACAGCGCGGACGTGGCGCTGATGGGCGACGACCTCACCCGGCTGCCCTACCTGTTCCGGCTGTCGCGCAAGTCGCGCGCGGTCATCCGCCAGAACATCACCACCGCCCTGCTGGTGAAGCTCGTTCTGGTGGTGGGCGTGCCGCTCGGGATGGTCTCGCTGATCACTGCAGTCCTGGTGGGCGACGTGGGCGTCTCGCTGCTGGTGACGGGCAACGCGCTCCGGCTCGCACGCGTGGATGCCTGA
- a CDS encoding aminotransferase class I/II-fold pyridoxal phosphate-dependent enzyme — translation MELSGFARSLTAEAAFTVLAVAKRLQSEGKDVVELEIGDSPFATTSAAVEAGREAIAAGHTRYCASLGLPELRDAAARYMRDEFGVPAGRENVVIATGTKVFEQYFCEAFVDPGDGVLVFSPYFPTYVPNILRRGGRPVFTPLRQGDAFRPSLAAVERFLAEDPRPRAIFLNSPHNPTGGVATEEDFRGIADLVRGTRVAVFSDEPYCHMVWKGKHVSPLAQPGMMERSVAAYTFSKSYSMGGWRLGFAVSAPETVEAIGKMINTSVSCAPPFVQLAGVAALERDAGERDEAMRRFRRKVELLTDGLNGIEGFSSLDPHATFYVFPKVAPVCNRLGITSHGLAMYLLEGADDDFGVACLGGECFGDAGAGFLRFSCAATDERLREALDFIAEAVTREGRVAAFLDARPEYRLESPYAGGAVDREAVAAAV, via the coding sequence ATGGAACTGAGCGGGTTCGCGCGGTCGCTGACGGCGGAGGCCGCCTTTACCGTGCTGGCGGTCGCCAAGCGGCTTCAGTCCGAGGGGAAGGACGTCGTGGAGCTCGAGATCGGCGACAGCCCGTTTGCGACCACGAGCGCAGCGGTCGAGGCCGGCAGGGAAGCCATCGCCGCGGGGCACACGCGCTACTGCGCCTCGCTGGGGCTCCCGGAGCTGCGCGACGCGGCGGCCCGCTACATGCGCGATGAATTCGGCGTGCCCGCGGGGCGCGAGAATGTCGTTATCGCCACCGGCACCAAGGTCTTCGAGCAGTATTTCTGCGAGGCCTTCGTGGATCCGGGGGACGGGGTGCTGGTCTTCAGCCCGTACTTTCCGACGTACGTTCCCAACATCCTCAGGCGCGGGGGGCGTCCGGTGTTCACGCCGCTTCGCCAGGGGGACGCCTTCCGCCCGAGCCTGGCCGCGGTCGAGCGATTCCTCGCCGAGGATCCCCGGCCTAGGGCCATCTTCCTGAACTCGCCCCACAATCCCACCGGGGGCGTGGCCACGGAGGAGGATTTTCGCGGGATCGCGGACCTGGTGCGGGGAACGCGTGTCGCCGTGTTCAGCGACGAGCCCTATTGCCACATGGTGTGGAAGGGGAAGCACGTGTCGCCGCTGGCGCAGCCCGGGATGATGGAGCGCTCGGTGGCCGCCTATACTTTCAGCAAGTCGTACAGCATGGGTGGCTGGCGGCTGGGGTTCGCGGTGTCGGCGCCCGAGACCGTCGAGGCCATCGGCAAGATGATCAACACGAGCGTGTCGTGCGCGCCGCCCTTCGTTCAGTTGGCGGGTGTGGCCGCGCTGGAGCGGGACGCCGGCGAGCGCGACGAGGCCATGCGCCGCTTCCGCCGCAAGGTGGAGCTGCTCACCGACGGGCTCAACGGCATCGAGGGATTCTCGTCGCTGGATCCGCACGCCACGTTCTACGTCTTCCCGAAAGTGGCGCCGGTGTGCAACCGGCTGGGCATCACCAGCCACGGCCTGGCGATGTACCTGCTGGAGGGAGCCGACGACGACTTCGGGGTCGCCTGCCTGGGCGGCGAGTGCTTCGGCGATGCCGGGGCCGGGTTCCTGCGCTTCAGCTGCGCGGCCACCGACGAGCGCCTGCGGGAGGCGCTGGACTTCATCGCCGAGGCCGTGACCCGGGAGGGCCGGGTGGCCGCTTTCCTCGACGCGCGGCCGGAGTACCGGCTGGAATCGCCCTATGCGGGAGGGGCGGTGGACCGCGAGGCCGTGGCGGCGGCGGTCTAG